One Beggiatoa leptomitoformis DNA segment encodes these proteins:
- the mutS gene encoding DNA mismatch repair protein MutS: protein MTDFADHTPMMQQYLRIKAEYPDILLFYRMGDFYELFFDDAKKAAKLLDIALTARGKTAGQDIAMAGVPYHAIENYLAKLVRLGESAVICEQVGDPATSKGPVERQVTRIITPGTLTDEALLQERQDNLLVAIHQVDKSFGIATLDLSSGRFAVLEVADANALNSELERLAPAELLLSDVGGLSFPKLPIRKQPAWYFDTEAARHLLLQQFGTKDLAGFGCEQLTVAIGAAGCLLQYARDTQKTALPHIQGLTWERREDSILLDAATRRNLELDSRLAVGKQDYTLIQILDQCATPMGSRLLRRWLHRPLRDISVLQHRHQSIGMLLQQRCVDALYQCLRGIGDIERILARVALKSARPRDLMQLRNALSLLPNLQGLLIELSHPHLQMLAQQVGVFPELQDLLCRALIETPPLLIRDGGVIANGFDAELDELRNLSDNSQQYLLDLEARERQQTGLNNLKVGYNRVHGYYIELSRTHAEKVPTHYTRRQTLKGVERYITEELKHFEDKVLSARERALNREKYLYEQLLDTLLQALLALQSSVAALAEIDVLNNFAERADTLKYYPPTFSNQAGIHISEGRHPVVEVVLDSPFMPNDIILDNKRRMLIITGPNMGGKSVLMRQTALIVLLAHIGSLVPAQEAIIGPIDGIFTRIGASDDLAGGRSTFMVEMTETANILHNATRNSLVLMDEIGRGTSTFDGLSLAWACAEYLAKQVGAYTLFATHYFELTRLPESCHGVINVHLDAIEQEDKLIFMHRVKEGPANKSYGLQVALLAGVPKNVVKQARIRLKHLESQQYHAGAQQTELNLVSPASLTPIHPVLVKLQNVVLDNLTPKQALDLLYELHRLLE, encoded by the coding sequence ATGACTGATTTTGCTGACCACACACCGATGATGCAGCAGTATTTGCGCATTAAGGCTGAATATCCTGATATTTTGTTGTTTTATCGCATGGGCGATTTTTATGAGTTATTTTTTGATGATGCTAAAAAAGCAGCGAAATTATTGGATATTGCTTTAACTGCACGCGGTAAAACGGCAGGGCAAGATATTGCGATGGCGGGTGTGCCGTATCATGCCATTGAGAACTATTTAGCAAAGTTGGTACGTTTAGGGGAATCAGCCGTCATTTGCGAGCAAGTTGGCGACCCTGCGACAAGTAAAGGGCCTGTTGAACGGCAGGTGACGCGCATTATTACTCCCGGAACGTTGACAGATGAGGCTTTGTTACAGGAGCGACAGGATAATTTATTGGTTGCCATTCATCAGGTTGATAAATCCTTTGGAATTGCAACGTTAGATTTGTCTAGTGGGCGTTTTGCTGTGTTGGAAGTAGCTGATGCAAACGCGCTGAATAGTGAGTTAGAACGATTAGCTCCTGCAGAGTTGTTGTTGAGTGATGTGGGGGGTTTGTCTTTTCCAAAATTGCCAATACGTAAACAGCCTGCATGGTATTTCGACACGGAAGCGGCACGACATTTGTTGTTGCAACAGTTTGGTACGAAAGATTTAGCGGGTTTTGGTTGTGAGCAGTTGACGGTTGCAATTGGGGCGGCGGGGTGTTTGTTGCAATATGCACGTGATACGCAAAAAACAGCTTTGCCACACATTCAAGGGCTGACATGGGAACGGCGTGAGGACAGTATTTTATTAGATGCGGCAACACGCCGTAATTTGGAGCTAGATAGTCGTTTAGCTGTGGGGAAACAAGACTATACCTTAATACAGATTTTAGATCAGTGTGCCACCCCGATGGGTAGCCGTTTGTTACGTCGTTGGTTACATCGTCCTTTGCGTGATATTAGTGTGTTACAACATCGTCATCAAAGCATTGGCATGTTATTACAACAGCGTTGTGTAGATGCGTTGTATCAATGTTTGCGTGGTATTGGTGATATTGAGCGTATTTTGGCACGAGTTGCGTTAAAGTCTGCTCGCCCTCGTGATTTAATGCAGTTGCGCAATGCACTGAGTTTGTTGCCTAATTTGCAGGGTTTACTGATAGAGTTATCTCATCCTCATTTGCAAATGTTGGCACAACAAGTGGGTGTTTTTCCCGAGTTACAAGATTTATTGTGCCGTGCGTTGATAGAAACGCCACCGTTGTTGATTCGGGATGGCGGGGTGATTGCGAATGGTTTTGATGCGGAATTGGATGAGTTACGCAATTTAAGCGATAACAGCCAGCAGTATTTATTGGATTTAGAAGCGCGTGAACGGCAACAGACGGGATTAAATAATTTAAAAGTGGGTTATAACCGTGTACATGGTTATTACATTGAACTCAGTCGCACTCACGCAGAAAAAGTACCTACGCATTATACCCGTCGACAAACGCTGAAAGGGGTTGAACGGTATATTACGGAAGAATTAAAGCATTTTGAAGATAAAGTACTGAGTGCGCGAGAACGTGCATTAAATCGTGAAAAATATTTGTATGAACAATTGCTTGATACATTGTTACAAGCCTTATTAGCATTACAAAGCAGTGTCGCGGCATTGGCTGAAATTGATGTATTAAATAATTTTGCAGAGCGAGCGGATACATTGAAGTATTATCCGCCAACCTTTAGTAATCAGGCGGGAATTCATATCAGTGAAGGACGACATCCTGTTGTTGAGGTTGTTTTAGACTCACCCTTTATGCCAAATGATATTATTCTTGATAATAAAAGACGTATGTTAATTATTACAGGGCCAAACATGGGTGGGAAGTCTGTTTTAATGCGGCAGACCGCACTGATTGTGTTATTGGCGCACATTGGTAGTCTTGTTCCTGCACAAGAAGCCATTATCGGTCCTATTGATGGTATTTTTACACGGATTGGTGCGAGTGACGATTTAGCGGGTGGACGCTCCACGTTTATGGTGGAAATGACTGAAACAGCGAATATTTTACATAACGCAACTCGTAATAGTTTAGTTTTAATGGATGAAATTGGGCGTGGTACGAGTACCTTTGATGGTTTATCGCTTGCGTGGGCATGTGCAGAGTATTTAGCCAAACAAGTCGGTGCTTATACGCTATTTGCAACGCATTATTTTGAACTTACACGGCTACCAGAATCTTGTCATGGGGTTATCAATGTTCATTTAGATGCCATAGAACAAGAAGATAAGCTGATTTTTATGCACCGTGTTAAAGAAGGGCCTGCAAATAAAAGCTATGGTTTACAAGTTGCACTATTGGCGGGTGTACCAAAGAATGTAGTAAAACAAGCACGTATTCGTTTAAAACATTTGGAATCACAACAATATCATGCAGGGGCGCAACAAACAGAATTAAATTTAGTCTCGCCTGCGTCACTAACACCAATTCATCCCGTGTTGGTCAAATTACAAAACGTTGTACTGGACAATTTAACGCCTAAACAAGCCTTAGACTTGCTGTATGAATTACATCGTTTATTGGAATGA
- the secE gene encoding preprotein translocase subunit SecE, with translation MNTNMDAPASDKSDIIKWGVAVALILASVVMFHLLEGQLFAIRVALVLVAVGVAVFIASKTEKGRFVWNFLREAHVEVRKVVWPSNQETVQTTGIVLLMVVVVALFVWILDATLFWIVRLLTGQGG, from the coding sequence ATGAATACAAATATGGATGCGCCCGCGTCTGATAAATCCGACATTATTAAATGGGGTGTTGCCGTTGCTTTAATTCTAGCGAGTGTGGTCATGTTCCATCTGCTGGAAGGGCAACTTTTCGCTATACGTGTAGCACTGGTACTGGTTGCCGTTGGTGTAGCGGTGTTTATTGCCTCTAAGACAGAAAAAGGTCGTTTTGTCTGGAACTTTTTGCGTGAAGCACACGTAGAAGTCCGTAAGGTTGTTTGGCCTAGTAATCAAGAAACTGTGCAAACAACTGGGATTGTATTACTGATGGTCGTTGTTGTTGCCTTGTTTGTCTGGATATTAGATGCAACCCTGTTTTGGATTGTACGCCTATTAACTGGACAGGGGGGCTAA
- the rplJ gene encoding 50S ribosomal protein L10, whose protein sequence is MPLKLEDKQAIIAEVSEVAVKAHSAVVAEYRGMTVAELTKLRVDARKADVYVRVIKNTLARRAVEGTSLKCIQEVLKGPVILALSGEDPGAPARVFRDFLKTNQKMVVKGVAIGGQLFGAEDLDKVAKLPTRDEAIASLMSVMQAPITKFVRTLAEPHAKMVRTVAAIRDSKEAA, encoded by the coding sequence ATGCCGCTTAAGCTTGAAGATAAGCAAGCCATCATCGCGGAAGTATCTGAAGTTGCTGTTAAAGCACATTCCGCCGTTGTCGCTGAATATCGTGGTATGACTGTCGCTGAACTCACTAAATTACGTGTTGACGCACGCAAGGCTGATGTCTATGTCCGCGTCATTAAAAACACGTTAGCACGTCGCGCTGTTGAAGGAACTTCACTCAAATGTATTCAAGAAGTGCTAAAAGGACCCGTTATCCTTGCACTTTCTGGTGAAGACCCCGGCGCACCTGCAAGAGTGTTCAGAGATTTCCTGAAAACTAACCAAAAAATGGTAGTTAAAGGAGTTGCAATTGGTGGGCAATTGTTTGGGGCAGAAGATTTAGATAAAGTTGCAAAACTCCCCACACGCGACGAAGCCATTGCCAGCCTCATGTCAGTCATGCAAGCCCCGATTACCAAATTTGTCCGTACCTTGGCAGAGCCTCACGCCAAAATGGTGCGTACAGTTGCAGCGATACGCGACAGCAAAGAAGCCGCTTAA
- a CDS encoding alpha/beta fold hydrolase has translation MQTQFVTCPHPQGTHRMAYHEWGDTQNPKVLVCVHGLTRNGRDFDEIAEKLSVHYRVLCPDVVGRGDSEWLTQPEHYTYPQYVMDMLCLLQTLEIKQVDWLGTSMGGLIGMFIASLPNSPIQHLILNDIGAFISKSALERIIQYLKIRPAHFDTLEAFETYIRTVHAPFGQLTDAQWRKLTLNSACPDTPSGYQFKYDVAIAKALQIMDKPVEDVDLWAYWQTVICPVLIIHGCHSDLLFTDTIMKMQEIHPQTKVVTIADAGHAPALMIDEQIMLIQNWLLA, from the coding sequence ATGCAAACACAATTTGTCACTTGTCCCCACCCTCAAGGGACGCACCGCATGGCATACCATGAATGGGGTGATACACAAAATCCTAAGGTCTTAGTCTGCGTACATGGATTGACCCGAAATGGGCGCGATTTTGACGAGATTGCAGAGAAATTATCTGTACATTACCGTGTACTTTGCCCCGATGTTGTTGGACGTGGTGATAGTGAGTGGCTAACGCAACCCGAACATTACACTTATCCACAATATGTTATGGATATGCTGTGTTTACTTCAAACATTGGAGATTAAACAAGTTGATTGGTTAGGTACATCAATGGGTGGACTAATCGGTATGTTTATCGCGAGCTTGCCAAACTCACCCATTCAACACTTGATATTAAATGATATTGGCGCATTTATTTCCAAATCTGCATTGGAACGGATTATTCAATACTTAAAAATTCGTCCTGCACATTTTGACACTCTAGAAGCGTTTGAAACCTATATACGTACTGTTCATGCACCTTTTGGACAATTAACTGATGCTCAATGGCGTAAATTAACACTGAATAGTGCCTGTCCCGATACGCCGAGTGGCTACCAATTTAAATATGATGTAGCCATAGCTAAAGCACTACAAATAATGGATAAACCTGTGGAAGATGTTGATTTATGGGCTTATTGGCAGACTGTCATCTGTCCAGTGCTAATTATCCATGGATGCCACTCAGACCTATTATTCACAGATACCATCATGAAAATGCAAGAAATTCATCCACAAACAAAAGTTGTGACAATTGCAGATGCAGGACATGCACCTGCATTAATGATAGATGAACAAATTATGTTGATTCAGAACTGGCTATTAGCATAG
- the nusG gene encoding transcription termination/antitermination protein NusG, with amino-acid sequence MAMRWYVVHAHSNFEKAAKRSLEERVERAHPELKNCFGRDENNKLNVLVPSESVTEIREGQKRTVERKLYPGYVLVQMDMEREDIDDVVQRKELRNELWHLVKDTARVVGFIGGTQEHPAPLKEKEVTVILQRVLEGAEKPRPKVLFETGEVVRVIDGPFNDFNGVVEEVNYEKNRLRVAVLIFGRSTPVELEFSQVEKEN; translated from the coding sequence GTGGCAATGCGTTGGTATGTCGTACATGCTCACTCTAATTTTGAGAAAGCAGCAAAACGTTCGTTAGAAGAACGTGTAGAGCGCGCGCACCCCGAATTAAAAAATTGTTTTGGGCGTGATGAGAATAACAAACTCAATGTATTAGTTCCTAGTGAGTCTGTTACAGAAATACGTGAAGGACAAAAACGAACCGTTGAGCGCAAACTCTATCCTGGTTATGTACTCGTCCAAATGGACATGGAACGAGAGGATATTGACGATGTCGTGCAACGAAAAGAATTGCGTAACGAGTTGTGGCATTTAGTTAAAGACACTGCTCGAGTTGTTGGATTTATTGGTGGAACACAGGAACATCCTGCACCACTTAAAGAAAAAGAAGTGACTGTTATTCTACAACGGGTTTTAGAAGGTGCAGAAAAACCGCGTCCGAAAGTACTGTTTGAAACAGGCGAAGTTGTGCGTGTTATCGATGGACCTTTTAATGATTTCAATGGCGTTGTAGAAGAAGTTAATTATGAAAAAAATAGGTTGCGAGTTGCCGTATTAATTTTTGGACGCTCTACACCTGTTGAATTAGAATTCAGTCAAGTTGAAAAAGAAAATTAA
- the rplA gene encoding 50S ribosomal protein L1 encodes MAKLSKRQKAIQEKLQPGKQYAVLDAFDFLKSLPPVKFVESVDVSVNLGVDPRKSDQVVRSSTVLPNGTGNTVRVAVFAQGAAADAARAAGADIVGFDDLAAQIKGGVMDFDVVIASPDAMRVVGQLGQILGPRGLMPNPKVGTVTPDVAGAVKNAKAGQVRYRTDKAGIIHCTIGKVSFDGNALKENLQALLNDLNKIKPSTAKGVYVKRITVSSTMGPGLLIDQNTLVNTVQ; translated from the coding sequence ATGGCAAAGCTATCTAAAAGACAAAAAGCAATTCAAGAAAAATTGCAACCTGGCAAGCAATATGCTGTGCTAGATGCTTTTGATTTTTTAAAATCTTTACCCCCTGTAAAGTTTGTTGAGTCTGTTGATGTGAGCGTTAACTTAGGTGTTGACCCCCGTAAATCAGACCAAGTTGTTCGTAGCTCTACTGTTCTGCCTAACGGAACAGGTAACACCGTGCGTGTTGCTGTGTTCGCTCAAGGTGCTGCTGCTGATGCCGCGCGTGCCGCAGGTGCTGACATTGTTGGGTTCGATGATTTAGCTGCACAAATTAAGGGTGGCGTGATGGATTTTGATGTTGTCATTGCTTCTCCTGATGCAATGCGCGTCGTTGGACAATTAGGACAAATTTTAGGTCCACGTGGATTAATGCCCAACCCTAAAGTAGGTACAGTTACCCCTGATGTTGCGGGTGCTGTTAAAAACGCCAAAGCAGGTCAAGTGCGTTACCGTACAGACAAAGCAGGCATTATCCATTGCACCATTGGTAAAGTTTCTTTTGATGGCAATGCATTAAAAGAAAATTTACAAGCACTGTTAAATGATTTAAATAAGATTAAACCCAGTACCGCAAAAGGTGTCTATGTGAAACGGATTACCGTTTCCAGCACAATGGGTCCTGGATTACTCATTGATCAAAATACACTAGTAAACACTGTCCAATAA
- the tuf gene encoding elongation factor Tu: MSKAKFERTKPHVNVGTIGHVDHGKTTLTAALTKCMAEKFGGEFKAYDQIDKAPEERARGITIATAHVEYQSEARHYAHVDCPGHADYVKNMITGAAQMDGAILVVSAADGPMPQTREHILLARQVGVPYIVVFMNKADMVDDAELLELVEMEVRELLDKYQFPGDDTPVVIGSALKALEGDASDIGVSAIYKLVAEMDRYIPEPVREISKPFLMPIEDVFSISGRGTVVTGRIEQGKVKVGEEVEIVGIRPTTKTTCTGVEMFRKLLDEGVAGDNVGVLLRGTKRDDVERGQVLAKPGTITPHTHFETEVYILGKEEGGRHTPFFNGYRPQFYFRTTDVTGACDLPEGVEMVMPGDNVKLVVKLINPIAMTEGLRFAIREGGRTVGAGVVTKVIE; the protein is encoded by the coding sequence ATGTCCAAGGCAAAATTTGAACGCACTAAACCGCATGTAAACGTAGGTACAATCGGACACGTTGACCACGGTAAAACCACCCTGACAGCGGCATTAACTAAGTGCATGGCGGAAAAATTCGGTGGCGAATTCAAAGCCTATGACCAAATCGACAAAGCACCTGAAGAGCGTGCGCGCGGTATCACTATTGCGACAGCTCACGTTGAATACCAATCAGAAGCTCGTCATTACGCACATGTTGACTGCCCAGGTCATGCTGACTATGTAAAAAACATGATTACGGGTGCAGCACAAATGGACGGCGCAATTCTTGTCGTCTCTGCTGCCGATGGTCCTATGCCTCAAACCCGTGAACACATCCTGTTAGCCCGTCAAGTTGGCGTGCCTTACATTGTTGTGTTTATGAATAAAGCTGATATGGTTGACGATGCGGAATTATTAGAGCTCGTTGAAATGGAAGTGCGTGAATTATTAGACAAGTATCAGTTCCCAGGTGATGATACACCTGTCGTGATTGGTTCTGCATTAAAAGCGTTAGAAGGGGATGCTAGCGATATCGGTGTGAGTGCGATTTACAAACTCGTCGCCGAAATGGATAGATACATTCCTGAACCCGTTCGTGAAATCAGCAAGCCTTTCTTAATGCCTATTGAAGATGTGTTCTCTATTTCTGGTCGCGGTACAGTTGTGACCGGTCGTATTGAACAAGGTAAAGTCAAGGTTGGCGAGGAAGTGGAAATCGTAGGAATTCGTCCTACCACCAAAACAACCTGCACAGGTGTGGAAATGTTCCGCAAACTGTTAGATGAAGGTGTCGCAGGGGACAACGTGGGTGTGTTATTACGTGGAACTAAACGTGATGACGTGGAACGTGGACAAGTCTTGGCAAAACCGGGTACGATTACCCCACACACACATTTTGAAACAGAAGTTTATATTTTAGGTAAAGAAGAGGGTGGTCGTCACACACCTTTCTTCAATGGCTATCGCCCCCAGTTTTACTTCCGTACAACGGACGTAACAGGCGCGTGTGATTTACCAGAAGGCGTGGAAATGGTCATGCCTGGTGACAACGTGAAGTTAGTTGTAAAGTTAATCAACCCAATTGCAATGACCGAAGGTTTACGCTTCGCAATTCGTGAAGGTGGTCGTACTGTTGGTGCTGGTGTTGTTACTAAAGTTATCGAGTAA
- the rplK gene encoding 50S ribosomal protein L11, with protein sequence MAKKVQAYIKLQVKAGQANPSPPVGPALGQHGLNIMAFCKEFNAQTQHLEAGMPTPVVITAYSDRSFTFILKTPPASVLLKKAAGIKSGSKTPHTDKVGKVTRQQLEDIAKLKMPDLTAADLDAAVRTIAGSARSMGIETEGV encoded by the coding sequence ATGGCAAAGAAAGTCCAAGCCTATATTAAACTGCAAGTAAAAGCAGGTCAGGCAAATCCAAGCCCTCCCGTTGGTCCTGCTTTAGGACAACACGGTTTGAATATTATGGCGTTCTGTAAAGAGTTTAATGCACAGACCCAACATTTAGAAGCAGGAATGCCAACCCCTGTGGTGATTACTGCTTATAGTGATCGTTCCTTTACCTTTATTCTGAAGACACCACCCGCTTCCGTGTTATTGAAGAAAGCGGCAGGTATCAAGAGCGGTAGTAAAACACCACACACAGATAAGGTTGGTAAAGTAACACGTCAACAGTTAGAAGACATTGCCAAGTTGAAGATGCCTGACTTAACTGCGGCTGATTTGGATGCAGCTGTCCGCACCATTGCGGGTAGTGCGCGCAGTATGGGTATTGAGACGGAAGGGGTATAA